From the Lathyrus oleraceus cultivar Zhongwan6 chromosome 4, CAAS_Psat_ZW6_1.0, whole genome shotgun sequence genome, one window contains:
- the LOC127076716 gene encoding patatin-like protein 2, translating into MANYFLVFMFVLASQVIGGLNTKLPSPSYGNTITILSIDGGGIKGILPTVVLEHLENALQIVSKDEKAALADYFDVIAGTSTGGIITGMLTAPNPNDTSRPLFTTKQILQFYLDFGPSIFNLTAASGWNNSIPHAKFDGKFLYEIARKLLQETRLHETLTNVVIPTFDTYELQPVIFSSFKLKTVPSLDAKLSDICLGTSAAPSQLPPYEFRNGDHHFNLVDGALTANSPALLAVSEVIQQLNEKNSDFVPIKANEPIKIVLLSVGTGSSPETRRIPAILAKYFSFNDWVPILAIGLGISAGKVNDYHLESVFPSDSSSSDNYYLRIEEYNLDTSIAADNTTKENMEKLVKAGDDLLKQSVKVMDVTSFLPYEKPSEGTNAEALERLAEILYNERKLRLKRKSMEKQGRPFIEAVTSAFQMT; encoded by the exons ATGGCTAATTATTTCCTTGTATTCATGTTTGTTTTGGCTAGTCAAGTGATTGGTGGATTGAATACAAAGCTACCATCTCCATCCTATGGAAATACAATAACCATTCTCAGCATTGATGGAGGTGGTATTAAGGGAATTCTTCCAACTGTTGTTCTTGAGCACTTGGAAAACGCTCTTCAG ATTGTGTCAAAAGATGAAAAAGCAGCACTAGCAGACTATTTTGATGTGATAGCAGGAACAAGTACAGGAGGAATCATTACTGGAATGCTAACTGCTCCTAACCCTAATGACACTTCACGTCCTTTATTTACTACTAAACAAATCTTACAATTCTACTTGGATTTTGGTCCTTCTATATTCAACCTAACTGCTGCTAG TGGTTGGAATAATAGTATTCCACATGCCAAGTTTGATGGGAAGTTCTTATATGAAATAGCACGTAAACTTTTGCAAGAAACACGTCTGCATGAAACTTTGACCAATGTTGTAATTCCAACCTTTGATACCTATGAATTACAACCAGTTATCTTCTCAAGCTTTAAG TTAAAGACAGTTCCTAGTCTAGATGCAAAACTTTCTGACATATGTCTTGGGACTTCAGCTGCACCATCTCAACTACCACCCTATGAGTTTAGGAATGGTGATCATCATTTCAATCTAGTTGATGGGGCTCTCACTGCAAATAGTCCG GCCTTGCTTGCAGTAAGTGAAGTGATACAACAATTGAATGAGAAGAATTCTGATTTCGTTCCAATAAAAGCAAACGAGCCTATCAAAATCGTGTTGCTGTCAGTAGGAACAGGAAGTAGTCCAGAGACTCGAAGGATTCCGGCTATTCTGGCAAAGTACTTTTCCTTTAATGACTGGGTACCCATATTAGCTATAGGTTTGGGTATATCTGCTGGAAAAGTGAATGATTATCACCTTGAATCAGTGTTTCCAAGTGATTCATCTTCTTCCGACAATTATTACCTTCGAATTGAG GAGTATAATTTGGATACATCCATAGCTGCTGATAATACTACTAAAGAAAACATGGAAAAGCTTGTAAAGGCGGGAGATGATTTGCTCAAACAGTCTGTTAAGGTTATGGATGTAACTTCTTTTCTTCCATACGAGAAACCAAGTGAGGGTACAAATGCTGAAGCTCTTGAAAG GTTGGCTGAAATTCTGTACAATGAGAGGAAGCTGCGGTTGAAAAGAAAATCGATGGAGAAACAAGGGCGACCAtttattgaagctgttacttCTGCTTTCCAGATGACTTGA
- the LOC127076717 gene encoding patatin-like protein 4: protein MANIFLLFACVLASQVIGGLNTKLPPPSYGNTITILSIDGGGIKGIIPSVVLERLENALKIVSNDEKAAVADFFDVISGTSTGGLIAAMLAAPNSNDPTRPASTAAEILKFYLEFGPSIFNQTSAIGWNQTSPRPKYNGKFLHDKAREILKESRLHDTLTNLVIPAFDILKVHPVIFSSFKIEEVPSLDAKLSDISIGTSAAPTLLPPYYFKDGDREFHLVDGGVAAGNPALVALSEVAQQLNSKNPDFIRVKNSNEPIKIVLLSLGCGRLVPPGVDARIAHLLSAVQWIPLGVLGLATAAADMNEYHLASVFPDLPSSENYYLRVEEYNLDPSIGFDDTSKESLEKLVKAGEDLLEQTVKTLDVTSFVPHEKPSEGTNDEALKRLARFLYIEKVLRLKTKSMEKGGRPFVA from the exons ATGGCtaatatttttcttttatttgCGTGTGTTCTTGCTAGTCAAGTGATTGGTGGATTGAATACAAAGCTACCACCTCCTTCCTATGGAAATACAATAACCATTCTTAGCATTGATGGCGGTGGCATTAAGGGGATTATTCCTTCTGTTGTTCTTGAGCGCTTGGAAAATGCTCTTAAG ATTGTGTCAAATGATGAAAAAGCAGCTGTTGCAGATTTCTTTGATGTGATTTCTGGGACTAGCACTGGAGGACTCATTGCTGCTATGCTTGCTGCTCCTAACTCAAATGACCCTACTCGCCCTGCATCAACTGCTGCAGAAATCTTAAAATTCTACTTGGAGTTTGGTCCTTCTATATTCAACCAAACTTCTGCAAT TGGTTGGAATCAAACTTCTCCTCGTCCAAAGTATAATGGGAAGTTCTTACATGATAAAGCACGTGAGATATTGAAAGAATCAAGACTGCATGATACATTGACCAATCTTGTAATTCCAGCTTTCGATATCTTGAAAGTCCATCCAGTTATTTTCTCAAGCTTTAAG ATCGAAGAAGTTCCTAGCCTAGATGCAAAACTGTCAGATATATCCATTGGAACTTCAGCTGCACCAACCCTCCTGCCACCCTATTACTTCAAGGATGGAGATAGGGAATTCCATTTAGTTGATGGAGGTGTAGCTGCAGGAAATCCG GCATTGGTTGCATTGAGTGAAGTTGCACAACAATTGAATTCGAAGAATCCTGATTTCATCCGTGTGAAGAACTCAAACGAGCCTATCAAAATCGTGTTGTTGTCGTTAGGATGTGGAAGATTGGTGCCTCCAGGTGTTGATGCTAGAATTGCACATCTCTTATCAGCTGTTCAGTGGATACCCCTTGGAGTTTTAGGTCTTGCTACTGCTGCTGCAGACATGAATGAATATCACCTCGCATCCGTGTTCCCGGACCTCCCGTCTTCTGAGAATTACTACCTCCGAGTCGAG GAATATAACTTGGATCCATCGATAGGTTTTGATGATACTAGCAAGGAAAGTCTGGAAAAACTTGTAAAGGCAGGAGAGGATTTGTTGGAACAAACTGTTAAGACTTTGGATGTAACTTCTTTTGTTCCACATGAAAAGCCAAGTGAGGGTACAAATGATGAGGCTCTTAAAAG GTTGGCTAGGTTTCTGTACATTGAGAAGGTGTTGCGTTTAAAAACGAAATCAATGGAAAAAGGAGGACGACCATTTGTTGCATAA